tattgttgctgctatctagaccttttggaTCAATCATCTTCGACTTGGCAGCCAAGTATAATGGATGGGTCAACATTTCTGACCTCCGTAAGTTTGAGAAGCTCTCAATCAAAGCACGGAAATCTGAGTTGGATCTAGCGTTCTTACGCAATTGCAAGTCTCTCAATGTCCTTCCCAAGTTTCTTTGCTTCCACTTGCCTGTAAACATGGACAGGCAAGACGCTCTTGGAATCAGAAGAAAGCTGCTGAAAAGCGCTATAAACAGACGCACCAAGGAACATTACAGGTTAGTCCTCCAAAGGGACAGACTTAATAATCGCATTTCTGAAACACTAAGCAGTATTGACCGTTATATTCTTCACAAGTCTATTGACCACAACGTGACGAAAGGGGTGAAGGACTTCATCAAAACCCacgaaaagaaacttaaaaaccTCACGAAAAACTCGGTCCTTCCTTTCAAGTCAGACGAAGTTGTCACCAATCTTTCATCGGTTTCTCTCAACACTGATCAGTTGAATGTTCTAAAATATGGACTTACCCACTCGATATGCCCACCTTCGATCAACAAAACGGACATCTTCGCATGCTTTGAATTGATTAGTCAGAGGATGTTAGAGAATCTCAAGGAGAGCAAGGACACGGGTAAACTGGCTACCGAACTGTCACATTTGGCTCACACGTACGTGTCATCATATCGACCCACGGCCTCGGATTTGAAAAAGCACAGGATTCTGAAAGAACTAAGAAAGAACAAGAACATTGTAATATTGCGGCCAGATAAGGGTAATGGGGTAGTAATTTTAGATAGACAAGAATATGACAAGGGtttatttaaaatcattaaCGACACTACTAAATTCAGGGTCCTTACATCCGACCCTACCCTTACCCGGGAAGGGAAACTCCAGCGCTATCTTAGAGAACTTAGGAAAAAAGGTCACTTTGATCCTGAAGTTTATGAGGCCATTTATCCAAGTGGATCCCAGCCTGCTAGGATCTATGGTCTCCCTAAGATGCACAAACCACGAGCGCCAAATTCCACCCCACCATTTCGGCCCATAGTTTCCTCCATAGGCACCTACAACTACAGCTTGGCCAAATACTTAAGTAATCTACTCCAACCTCATATTCCATCCACATTCATTGCTTCAGATTCCTTCACTTTTGTGAAGGAAATCAATGAGCtgtctttgcatgggatgttCATGGTGTCCTTCGATGTTGAAAGCCTCTTCACCAACATCCCTCTAGATGATTGTATTAACCTTGCCGTCAAGTATATAACTGAGGGTAACCCAGGTTTGAAACTTAGTAAACAACATCTTAAAAGGTTGTTTGAGTTTGCTACCAAGGAAACTCACTTCCTGTTCAAGGGTAACTTCTATGACCAGGTGGATGGTGTAGCCATGGGGTCCCCCCTTGCCCCTGTTCTAgccaatctctttatgggtcaccatgagaatATATGGTTGGATCAATACGGGGATTCAGAGGTCTTATCCTATCGTCGCTACGTAGATgatacattttgccttttccgctctgaacgggatgcaacccttttcttcaattacatcaACAATCAACACCCCAATATACGCTTTACAATGGAACGGGAGGCTGACAATGTTCTACCTTTCCTAGATGTTCTAATCAATAACACTGACCCGCACCAAAGTGTAACCAccgtttaccggaaaaaaactttcacaggtttgcTCATCAGTTATCTGAGTTTTTGCCTCTTTACCTACAAACTGGGGTTAATCAAAACACtgattgatagaacttttaagataaacaacacttggatggggttccatactgatcttcaaaaattgtctgtcattctgcggaggaatctcttccctgaaaaccttatcaacaaatatatttctaaatatattcagacagcagtcaagggagggaaaacacagtctcattcaggaatcgagccccaggaaacacctaagtttttctttaaaatccattacgttgggcacttctcagtcacggcacagaggtgtatacgcaaacttgctaatcggttatgtaaacctattgatataaggttagtcttcactactttcaaagtcaggagtctttttaatgtgaaagatgctgtccctgtagggcttcgcacgcgtgtggtctataaattttcgagtgcaagttgtaatgcttgttatgttggtgaaaccagccgacacttctccacacgagtgcgcgagcacttactttcagacagatcttcgaacgtttttaaacatctgcagagttcagagtcttgtaaggcatcctgcacacaggattgcttcgagatcctggactctgcagccactaagtaccaagtgaagcttaaggaatccatcatgtatataaaatgggagaagcccgatctcaaccagcaggtgaaacacattaacctgactctctccctgtaaggaactaagcgtcactcatttaaatttttgttttgttctgttttgatttaatacgcaatattgacaacgcaatgtaacgaagtttgtaagatcgcgcgcgctttaaattcaacggcgatttcaaaatatgtaacactgaagatgacggatgtaccgtcgaaacatgtctggaaaattaaagaaagttgttatatTTATACGACTATTATATAGCAGTATACACTTCTGAATGCCTCAGATTACAAATAAATTGATATAGGGCGCCAAAGGCGTAGCCTATTCAATTATCACTCCTACGCAGTTAAAATCTAAAGGTTCTAAATTGGTGTCTCCCTTCGCCCCAAAATGAACATAAATGTCCTATGAACCTATTAAAACTATGCTTAGAACTAATGTCGTCTGAAGACTTAGTCCGACAGGACCTTGAGGGTCCTGGCAATGTTAAGGGAGGTGGAGACCACAGCTTTCTGCATGTTCCTGAGCACTGAATTACATCGGCCACTTCCAACCAATTGGCGTAAGCTTTCCTTGACACTTCGCGAGCTCCCTCCTAGCGCGTCTATTATGATATTATGCTGCTCAATCTTGTACACCGGGTATCTCCTTCTTAGTTCGTACCGCAGCCGAGCGTACTTACTCGTCTTCTCTGCACACTTGATCTCTCTATTACTAACCCATGGACAGCTCATTTCGAGTAGCAccactttcttcttcttcttcttctctatAACAGTACAGTCTATCCTGTCGTTTCTCACCTTTGCGTATTCGTCATACAATGGTACGTCCCAGAGTGCCTTTCCTTTCTCGTTCTCGTAGAGTGGCTTCGGCGTATTCTGAGAATACCACGGTGGTACAGATGTCATTAGGTCTAGGTCTTTCGAGAGCTCGTAGAAAATCACCTTGAGTGCTTCGTTGTGTCGCGTCATGTATTTCGACTGAGCTAACGCACCACACCCAGCTAGCACGTGCGCTTGCGTTTCAGCGGCCTTACCACACATGCGACATTTCACATCCTGACTTTTGTGACTCCCTGTCTTTTCCTTATGGTAGACTTTCGTTGGCAGAAGTTGCTGGTATAGCTCCTGCAGCCCTGCTATGGTGTGATTCGGAGCAGTCTTCCACTCGCTCATCCAAGAAAAGCATTCCTCACCAACCTCTTGATCCTCCCACCTCTCACTTAGCAAACTCCCTTGCCATCCCTCTGCCTTCAGTTCCTCTACATTCCTTTCTGCAGCAGCTGTCTTCAACCACACCCCAATCTTGTTCACAGGTACTTCCTCATCTTTCATTAGACATGCGGTTAGAAATAACGGGGAATAACGagaaatatgaataaaaaataGAATAAATTATGCTAGTAATCCTTTCTTAAGGATCAGAAGTGGCAGGGTCGCCTCGTAAGTAGTATATGGAACGATGATCAATTAAATAAACGAGGCTGTTTTGCTTGTCTAAGCGAGTGGAGTTGTGCACCTACCCACACGGTTGCAGGAGTAATGGTGTTATACGAACAGCTCTTACCAACACGAGTCTACTCGGCCTATAAGACGGGCACATCTGACCAGAATAACATCATGTGCAGGAAGTGTGGGAAAGCCCCGGAATGCATTGCGCACGTGCTAGCCGGGTGTCCATCTTTAGCGCAGACCAAGTATATGGAGAGACATAACGCGGCACTGAAAGTGTTGTTCTTCGAGATCATCAGAGACCTTGATCTAAATGGGACTGTCTCACCTTGGTTTTCGCGCATTGACCCAAAACCACTGTATGAATCTACCCAAGCGCAGGCACGGTGCGGGGCAATAGAGTAGATGCGCGCATTATTGAtc
The genomic region above belongs to Montipora capricornis isolate CH-2021 chromosome 5, ASM3666992v2, whole genome shotgun sequence and contains:
- the LOC138048943 gene encoding uncharacterized protein, translating into MCGKAAETQAHVLAGCGALAQSKYMTRHNEALKVIFYELSKDLDLMTSVPPWYSQNTPKPLYENEKGKALWDVPLYDEYAKVRNDRIDCTVIEKKKKKKVVLLEMSCPWVSNREIKCAEKTSKYARLRYELRRRYPVYKIEQHNIIIDALGGSSRSVKESLRQLVGSGRCNSVLRNMQKAVVSTSLNIARTLKVLSD
- the LOC138048464 gene encoding uncharacterized protein, whose product is MDRQDALGIRRKLLKSAINRRTKEHYRLVLQRDRLNNRISETLSSIDRYILHKSIDHNVTKGVKDFIKTHEKKLKNLTKNSVLPFKSDEVVTNLSSVSLNTDQLNVLKYGLTHSICPPSINKTDIFACFELISQRMLENLKESKDTGKLATELSHLAHTYVSSYRPTASDLKKHRILKELRKNKNIVILRPDKGNGVVILDRQEYDKGLFKIINDTTKFRVLTSDPTLTREGKLQRYLRELRKKGHFDPEVYEAIYPSGSQPARIYGLPKMHKPRAPNSTPPFRPIVSSIGTYNYSLAKYLSNLLQPHIPSTFIASDSFTFVKEINELSLHGMFMVSFDVESLFTNIPLDDCINLAVKYITEGNPGLKLSKQHLKRLFEFATKETHFLFKGNFYDQVDGVAMGSPLAPVLANLFMGHHENIWLDQYGDSEVLSYRRYVDDTFCLFRSERDATLFFNYINNQHPNIRFTMEREADNVLPFLDVLINNTDPHQSVTTVYRKKTFTDYK